The genomic window aaagattACCGAAGAGGCATAAACTTCAaggataaaatattttttcaactttaaaaattttacttgcCTCTTTAAAAgtgggaaaattttttcttagtaATGGCACCAATGGGACTTGTTGTTGTAGAATCTTGGACATTAAAACGATATAATTTATTCGAAAGGTTTATATTGAGTCAAGAACAACCATTCATATTGAGTTTACCCTTTGCCTTTTAAGAGAGACTCGCAAATAATTtctacagtatcacccctgaatctcACATTAAGGTAACGACAATAAAGGAAAGggtcacaaactaaagaagctcttgtttGTCATAAAAcgtctccttgtcagcaccttacgaaatgtatagagaacagtatggagaatatacatactgatgcgAGGGTGTACTGCGCATGCGTTAAGAGAATACTCCGCACGATGATTGAATGGGTTCAAAGCATTGCTATGTTGCACTGTTCAAAACTATCCCTGATATGTATTACAAATATGTTTCTAGGATCATTTTTCATCGACAAGGAGTTTTTAAGATTATCGACTTTTAAGCAACAAGAGTATTAGGTTCATGCTTTTTTGGTTGGCTCACTTGTACTGATCAGTCCAACATAATAAGTCATAACACAACAATATTCCCTAAACATACACATGTTCACGTTTTTCTGATTTTGACTGTAAACCTATTCGTAAAAAATGTCATAACGGTGGTTTTCGTCCTTGATTTCAGGAATCACAAGACATGCCAGGAGTTACGAACCATAAGTCTCCGTACCCAAGGtcttggtcagttgttttgccTTAAAGCGTCTACTGAAAGGGTACgacctttattttgtttcatttttcataataGTTTGGCTTCAGTCAGAGTGGACCCTAAATCAAATCCTCCCCAGAGTGACCGATATGTAACTTCTCCGTACTATATTTATCCATTATCCAGCAAGTAAGTGGTGAGAAGACACGATTTTTCATTGTGGTGAATTATTCTCACTCATTTAGACCAAGATGTATGGAACTTAAAGGGAGAATTTCAAGTTGAATTTTGGGAGTCAGAGGGTTACAGGTGATTTGTCGCAGCTCGATTCAGGATCATTACATAGTTTTAACAACTGTGACTCTAAAGGCTTGTCTTTTCGGTTTTAGGGGCTTCTTTTTCTTATGATGGCTGGTCGATCAGGAAAGGTAttgttataaaattgtttttaatctttttagcACTCCTCTAGCCTTTGACGAAGTTGTTGTAACTTCAACTCCTGGTAAAAAGGATAGAGAATACGGACATTTTGAAACTCGAACGGCGACTGATAAGCAGATACTGTCTCATCTTTTCTCACTTTGACCTCCACTGACCGATCAGTTTTAAAACCCTTGATTTGCCAGTTTTTTGCAACTGGTGGACCAAAGGATGAATCATGTCGTCTTGATAAACTAACCCTGGGCTTCGGAGGTTGGggaagaaaaaaactcaaacttgaataaatgagaaagatgctctattaaaaaaaaagacggaGCTAACTTAAACGTCAATCTTGTAAAACGACGGCTTTACTGAGCAACACTTCCAGACATAACTAGTTGGGACACTTCTCCAGAAAACTGTCTACGTTGTTCTTTGGCTCCTCTCCCCCTTCCAATGTTTCTCTGCCATCTTGCGGACCAAAATTGAGAGAAGCAGGGGAGACGGGAGGTGTCCCAACAAATGTGTCTGGGAGTGTAAGGTTGAAATATATGCATGCAGATGGGATTCAAATTAGAAGGTACGGTATTCACATACattcatcaacaacaacaactttatttgaaCCCAAAAGTTAATAATAGTCATAAATTGTTAGAAAGATAGGGCAGCCACACTAAGGTGATTAATTGACGGATATTGGTGTCAGGTACTACTCATATTTGCACACACAGATTCTTATCAGGCAATGAGGCAGACTTCTCAGTTgactttgttatttatttaatgaacACTTGATGAAAGCACTGACTGATATGTCACTGACATATGCCAAACTTGGGAGACCTACTGTTGCCTACTGTCGCTTCCATACAGACCAGTGATgatcttttgcaattttcaggAAATTCAATGTGGAGAAAGAAATTATTCTTGTTTGTTACTTGCTTTGAATCCAAAAACATCCCAAATGGTATGCCTGGAACGCTTTTTTCCAATAGATGGGTAAGTATCGTAGAGATGATCTTTAAACGAATGTGGAGTCTATGATTGATTTCTATGAAAACGAAACTAAGTAAACTTAAtaaaagtaatcacaacagccagtCTGAACAAACAAGAATACCCCTTGGACTAGTTAGAAATCAAACTAAATACATGCAAACTGCTTAAAGCGCAGAATAAACGCAAGTACTAAGTTGAGTTTCGCATGAATATTGATTGAGGGGGTGGTACGAGTTTTCTTAGCCTATGAAGGAATGAAAAGAACCAAGCGTACTTCAACCCTGGAGtaatttcgacactcaatttAAATTTGCTCTTAATTCGATTTTGCGACCCTTGACTTGACTCTGAAATAAAGTTGGTTCCATCCTAATGTTGTGTTCTTTCCGCGCTATGTGCTTAACTCttgattgcctttttttttttttgatgtgtTTGTCTTTTGGCTTCACGACTTGCAATCGAAAAGGCCAGTACAGTCGagcctgtattaagcggcaccgtattaagtggtcggttgtcaaagtcccgaatTTGTTTCCCCTTAATCATTGTGATTTCCACCACTATTTAGCtgtcacctctattaagtggtcgTGATCACCCTTAACTAAGTCCCAACGGCCAGTTTTCATATCGTTTTTCACTTGTATTGAACGGTCTCTTGAAGCGGAACCACTTAAACAAagctaagaaaaatatttcaagtaacttttaatccatgtttctctcccgaaatcaatgtgAGTTGTATTTTGGAGTGAGTTTTTGTACATTGAGTGATCAATTATGGTATAAAATGCcgtttttactattattttttttataatagccctattctgtggaacctttATAAAGCGGTTAACCTGCCATTCTTCTTAGGTGACCGCCTAATGCAGGTTCAATAGTAATCAGGTAATGTAtgcataatatttttttaagatctAACTCGCCTATGTCAATTTTGATCTCATCAAGGTTCCACACGATAGGCACTAACGGTCAGTATATCGCAGCAGGAGGTCAGGCCACAGGTGAGGTGAACCTGTGGAACATCACCAAAAGTCGAAGGCTTGCTTCGATGAAAGTGTTTCAAGGTATGAAAACCGTACGAAATTCAGTGTGACAGCGTTCTTGTAAGTCTGAGAGGGGAAATACTACGGGTAGCGGTGTCACAAAGGGTCCAAATCCGTCAACGGATCTggaccccccccctccctcacggatttggaccccccccccgaaaaaacgTACGCTTTTAACTTTTCTACCCATCATGAATTTTTCATATGAAGTACTGCAATGTCTCTTTAAATTAAGAGTTGCAGCAGCACAGTTTTCAAACAATTAAACTTTTACTTCAGTTTAACTTATCGTCATGATCATCATCAATAGAGAGctttagcaaaccacgacgaCGACAGGAACGAGGACGTGGccaaacaaaagatctaatgggcGGAGCAATAACTCAGTGCGAgcgattaaattttttttaaatttcttagaCGCTCTCTGCTAAAACAACGACGTGAAATCTCCCAAGCAGCACCAAAAACTTTGCTACATTATACAACATTTGTTGATCACACAAAGAATAGTTCAATAGGAAAATTgtgctgggggggggggggggcggcaTTTGAACTCAATTTTTGGCTTGAGGGGTGGGCAGGAATTTGAAGAAACCAACCCTCAAAAGTTTAAATGTCTGGGGgtggatgttgaagctttgaaatgATCAACCCGTTATGCTGAACTTGAGGTTAGGCGCTGTAAGTGATGTAACATACATCCAGCCATTTgtgaaattatgaaaataaaaatttacattttaacatCTTCCTCTACGTTTGCCATCCTGACCCCTTAATGCCCCAAATAACAACCACAAAATCATCACCATGGTTGTCATCGGCTCCATCATTAGGGTCCATCATGAACATTTTTACAACAATGCTATATTTATCCTGCTTATATTTTCTAGATAAAGTGAGCAGTGTTGGATTTCATCGGGACTGGCCTGTTGTAGCCTTTGGTAGTGCCAGTGGCTGTGTTCATTTGTTCTCTATTGGTTGAAGACAAGCTGGCTACTCTCCTGAAAACTCGAAAAACTGAACCGAATTGCAAATATGTTTGGAAGTTATTTTGGGTATCAAAATATTGGTTCTGACACCACTTTACTTCTACTGAATTGACATACATTTGATAAAATGTAAAACTGCCAAGTTTATTAGAAATGTGAAGGAGATAGGCCATACATTAGTTTTGCAAATATATCCAATATAAATTTATATCATcaatttaaataagaaaaatactCGAGCTTTTTGGTGTTGGgataataaaaggaaaaaataatattaatgttttctgtaaacagaaaatggTGACCACCACTTATCAGTATTTAAAGCTGTAATCGAGTAGTTCATTCTTGGTTTAATATTGTTTTAAACTCTGAGAAATCAGTGCCATGTAACTCCTTGTAATTCAGATCAAAACAGTAAACAGCGGACAGttgatgaaaatagaaaaaacttCTGATCGAAAAGGTGTTATCGCGACTATAACTCCACTTTTCCTttactaatttacaagcaaaTCCAAGTTCCATCGAACGGTAACCCACTGGTATGTCTTCGCTCTCATATCACAAGTCACTTTGTTTACAATCCACATAGGGTACAACACCAAACTCTTGCCTTGGTCGAAACAGCTTTGTAGATTTCCACCAGTCCTCTAAATTATACCTTTGCAATAGCTGATAAAAATTCttccagaaaattatttctacaTCTGTTATATCAACAATTGGTCTGTCATACTCTGCAGCTTCTTTCCTGCTTGGTCTGCAATCTGCGGACCACGGCTTGGGGGGATGATAGCCGCCTTTGCCTCCAGCAAAGTGATAAGAGTTAAAAGGTCTGTAGGTGATGAGTCTGATGTTAAACGCGTAAGGAAGTGCTCTCCATTTACCAGCATCTGCATAATAATGCCAGAGCAAAACTTGATCGTCGGGACAAGTATCTCTTTCGGTGGTTTCTCGCCATAAGTCCATGATTTCCTGATAGTATTTCGTGTCGGGTTTAAAAACAAGGAGACCAGCATTAAAGCAAGGATCTACTACACCAGGTCGTGCGCATGGTACGGCGGCAAAGTCATCTGGAATATCGAACAGTTGATCGATATTCGTCATCAACATGTAATCGGCGTCGACATAAATGATTTTAGAAAATTCAGTAAATTTCCACGCGTGAAATCGAGTGTGTGTTCCTATTATTCTGTAGCCTCGTGGTCTTCCGAACAATCCTTCGTTTCTTTCAAAGCTCAATTTTGCATCCAGCCAGTCACAGTCCATTGCTTCGACTACTCGAGTTTCCCAACCAACTCGCTGAAGTGCCCTTTGGGCTTCTTTTGTCACTGTATCTGCAATCAGAGCAATCATGTTCTTGTGGCAAGAGAACGTTCGAATGGAGTGAGCCAGAACCAACGCAGGAACGACGAAATTATCGTTTACCACAATTGTTAGCCATGTGACATCGCTTCTTGATTGTACATTTTCTTTGCACCATTCTTGCCCAAAACGGCTTTCAATCTGGTACGTTCTCCATTCCTTACGAGCAAGCTGTAATTCATTGTCCATAATTCTTTGCTCATAGCTCATAGCTTCTGAAATAATAATCTTAGTGTATCTGAAGAAATACGAAAGCAGTATTGGTCTCCACAGAAAGATGAAAATCACCACCGCGATCGAAATCAAGACTGTCAATCCGTAAAGACGCCGATGTGATCCGccatgtgttttttttgtgtccTTCATAGTCAAGCTACTAATAATACTACAGGTTGTTTGTGGTTAGAAGACCTGTGGTTGCGAATCGCCGGGCTGGACGAAAATTCCAATTATAATGCATATACTACATGTTAGTCGCCTTGCTGATAGACTATCAGTCGATTTTATTCCTTGTGTGACAGGTTATATGAAAACAGGATCTGTGGGCCACGTAATCTCTCAGATGTGCAACCATTCGTTTGGGTAATTCGATATGTTTTGAACTTATTGATGGTACGGCAGGAGAAATTCGTGAATTACTTagatattaacttttttttagctTCTTGGAAAATAGAAACACCTTTAGAAGAGCAAATATGCGTTCTTCAAAATTAAgagacttaaaacaaaaaatttcgtTTCTTATCCCAAGCGATTATCCCACTGTGTGACAGATGGCGAAGCTTCCTGCCTCGTGACTTAAATATTTAATCAAAACAAGCATTGTGTAGCCCTATTCAGGTTAccagtttcaatttttctatcAAGTCTATTTTGCCCACTGAATACAAAATAATTAGAAACGTAGGAAAATAGCGATACAATATTTCTTACAGtggaaattttgctttaaaaggaaGTAAGCTAGTAATTGTTTGCAATCCCGCGGAGTTGGTAAACGCCTCAATAGATTGTAGAGCTTTTGAAATATCACAGGCCAGGGAAAGCCACAGTTCTCATTAATTAGCGCGGAAAGATGTAAACATTTAACGAAAGCTCaaggtatttcaattttcttctgtACGGGTAGCCCGTGCTCGTTGCTGACATAAGTACATCTGCTGCATTTCGCAAAAGCagaattatttattaaaattgttcGAACGAGACGGTTGCATGTAGAAACCCAAAATATCCGTGATTTCACTCTAAAAGTTAGCAGACTGCTTCATTCGAACGTTTTTTCCTATCGCGGCTGGATAGGTTGCAAGGTcctcttcgaaaaaaaaaaaggtgggtGAGCTAAAAACCGCCAAATCGCTTCGAATCGACCCAACAGTCACACCGGAGCCAAAGAAACGCTAGACTGAAGTAAAGTCAGCTATCTTTATAGTTAAATCATCAATATTTGTCACCGTTTCCGCCTATACAATTCTTTTATAGTATATATGTGGTCGTATATCGAATTTGGACTACCTGTGGCTCCAACAACTGAGATCTCGTTGGACCCGCGAGCAGGAAGGAAGTGTTTTTTACTAGCGGCACTTTAGTTTTTCCTGTCGTTTTGAAGACGGTGAAAACAATCACCAAGACTTGTTTACTGAATTTATGCTGCAGTTCTTTGGTGGAATAATTCGGCTACATATTTAATGCATTGATGCGAACTGAGTCTGTTTGGCTAAGATGGCTAGATTTTTCCTTCTGTTGAACCATGCAAACACACGTAAGGTGTGGACTGAATCAGCACTGAACAAGGTTCGTTCGGGTCCttgaaaacctggaaagtcctggaaatcttCTTAACATaagcaataaagttttcagaatttaccTTAAAAAGAAGTGTAgaagaattgattttgaaatcttgggaatgagAGGATTTATGGGGAAAATTGGATTCCTAGAAAAATCAATctgagtcctggaaaagtcctggaaacttgtttctgaaaaagggtacgAACCCTGACTGAATCGCTTCAGTTAAGTCCACTGTTCTTAGCTTTTCGACAACACACTGTGGGAGCCACACTTTGCATCTTTGAGTCATTTGCTGATACATTTGAAATTATGATACGAACCAAATTCTGCGATTGTTTGGGGAACCTTCCTCCCTCGGTGTTTTGCTCCCTCGCTACTATAGCGCTGTATACACTCGCGCTTCGTTTACTAACCGAactaatctcgtacccagatcctgtCGGATACAAGACTATAATTAAACGTCTACGGAACAAGCTAAGGCGCCACCTCCTAGAAATTCGAAAGGCTTACCCTTTTTCGTGTTCATGGGGTCATAAAACATTATTTGCCAGATGTCTGATTTCTAGAAAATATCGAGTCCCAATAATTTGGGAAAGGAAGATTGATTTTAGTGAAATTGAAACTTGTTAAATATCCAAATTAAGGGAGCTCAGTCCACAAAGTGAAATTGGTTCCCTGGCTGCCAACCTTGTTACAGGCAGCAAATGGCTCAGCATGAAACTCCTGATCTGGCCGAAACCATTTCGTGGATCTCCACCAGTTCTCTAAATCGTACCTCCTTAGCAATTCGTAAAACTTCTTCCAAAAAACTAATATCATGTCATCGGTTACTAATATTGGTCTGTCGTAATCTTCAGCCTCTTTCCTACTTGGTCTGCACTTTGCCGACCATGGCTTAGGCGGACTACAGCAGGCAAAATGGAATGAATTTAGGGGCCTGTAAATGTTGCGTCTGATGTTGAATGCGTAAGGAAGCCTTTTCCAATTGCCCTCAGCGACGTAATAATACCATAGCAGAACCTGATCATTTGGACAAGTTCCTTGTCTAGTCATTTTCCACAACAAACTCAGGATATCTTGGTACTGTTGCACGTCTGGTCTGAACACCATGAGACCTGCATTGAAACATGGATCCACTACACCCGGTCTGGAGCAAGGTGCAGCAGCAAAGTCACCTGGAATATCAAACAATTGATCGATATTCGTCATCAACATGTAATCAGCATCGACATAAATGATTTTGGAAAACTCGGTGTAGTTCCAAGCGTGGAATCGAGTATGTGTACCCTTAATTCCTGCCCCTCCAGTAAATGCACGATAGTCAATCGCGTTATATTTGGTCTCAAGCCAATCACAGTCCATTGCCTCGACTATGCGGGTGTCCCAGCCAATTTTCTGAAGAGCCCTATGTGTCTCCGTGGACAACGTGTCCGAAATCAAGGCTACCATATTCCTCTGGCAAGAAAATGTTTGGATGGAGAGACCAAGCACCAGTGCAGGAATAGCAAATTCGTCGTTGACGACAATTGTAAGCCATGTTACATTGTTTTTTCTCGatgtaaaattttctttgcaccATTCTTGGCCAAAGCGGCTTTCAATCTGATACATTCTCCATTCCTTGAGAGCAAGTTGAAGCTCATTTTCAAGAAACCTTTCCTCATCACTCATAACATCCTTCAAGACATAGTTCGCTATTTTAAGGTAATAAGGAGGCGGAATTGGTCCCCACGCCAAAAGAAGACCCACCACGATTATCACGCTCAATGAAATGAGTATGCCGTAATAGGACTTTCGACAGGCCCCCTTTTTCGTTTCTGGTAAACCGTCCATTACGACGGAGCTAGACTCTTCTAgcttaaaaatttttgtttgcaggTTTACAACATTTGCACATCAAGTCTTTATATTGAGTGACATGGCGGatatttaaaattcattttgaaacaacAGACCTCcagggaaaaaaaatacgaaaacatTTGTCACTAAGTATGGAAATTAGGCTTTTGAACTGAAAAAGCCTTGTGGTCATGAATCTTACCGATGTGATGACGAGTTAAATCTCTCTTAGGGTGTGTTAAggtatcttttaaaatttagtcCGTTGAGCAAATTTAACGATCATGTGAAACGAGCTTTATTTTAATCAGGGTAATAAATAATTGCTCCATGCTTAGcatgcgtatatcgagttatggatgaacacgggaagtttggagagcacgagaaaAGTGTACGAGTTGCTggaggcgcagccgagagcaactctagctttttgagtaaTAACAGCATACAGACACAAGTTGTGCTCGAAAAAAACAGGTTATTACAGCTATGTCGGGTTTACCAGGTAATCGTGTTATAAccgaaaactatgaataaatgacAAGGCAAAAACGCCCAAGATTTATTTCGAAACCAAatctttattaaaatttaaattaaattttctgcTCAGAAGCGAAAAACGAACAAATTTCTTGCATGTACGAGACCATGTAGTAAATTAAGCatgcttgaatcgttgtttactagaATTAACGGCCGGAAAATTGCGTACCATTTCAAAAGATTGAACCGAAAAGTTTTAGAACATATCaacacttcaaaataatatttcaactgAGAAACAAGTGTTAGGTCGCTTAGGAGAGGCACAAAGTTTTAGTCTGATATATCAGTGGTGGAAAGGCAACATTATTTgcgaaagagagagagaaagagagagagctTTCTCAGCTTTCTGAGTGGCGCCCGGTTTCCTTCTGGGCATGAAGAGAATGGCAAGTGTACTTTTCATCTGTGTTTTTGGTGTATCCAGCTTATTGACTTTGAAGATATTTCCTGCTACTCCGTTTTGCGGTTTTCTCTATGAAGAGGATTTCACTCGTGCTTCCACTAAAACCAAAGGTATGGTCTTGCAAAAGTGCGCCAATTGAATCAGGAGAGACGAGTCATGATCTTTCATAGTAATACAATTTTCTCTTGTTTGGGGCTGAAAGGCCCTCTCGGGGCACAGTCATAGAACACAGCTCTACAAACAAAGCACATATTCTGTTTACTTACCAGAGcgcaaaggttttttttctcgttaGTGCCTCTCCATGAAAAATTTATTCTCTTTGTTCAACACTGTTTTGTTTATCTAGTTAAATCCATGGTTTTGATTTAGTACATCCTTTTTAGgtttgacaatgtttttttaactgcatGTTTTAGAATTAAATTACGACCGAGCTTAATTCCCGGAAAAGAagtttgaccaaaaaaaaaatggattacGTTATTTGGATTCTGTGAAGTTGTTCGAAAAACTCAGTGGTCCGCCCTTTGTGTGCTATCGTTTTCCAGAGGGACAAAAAAAGCCTCCGTTCTTCTTTAAAACGAAGTCAGTCTTAATTAATTCAATTTAGTCTCTCGAAAATCAGACACCCGCAAGCGACCTGCCAGGTGGCAACcaaccaaaaacaaattaacCTGAGCAGCTGAAGGTTTTGTGCGCGCAGGGCGCGTATCCGGCAGGCCAGCTTGTCtggctaaaaaattaaatagttAACAATTAAGAATTTCTAACGACGAGGTTATTGTGCAATAGTGCTATCAGGTGAGGAACAACGTGACGCACGCGGTTTGTACTTTGAATTGATATCCAGGACTGCTCCCGATTGCCTCTGTCATGATGAACAACGGATCATGTCACTGATTTTTAATCCCCTAGGTAAGCTCTCCTTACGGTAGatattggaaataattt from Pocillopora verrucosa isolate sample1 chromosome 8, ASM3666991v2, whole genome shotgun sequence includes these protein-coding regions:
- the LOC131774041 gene encoding glycogenin-1, with product MKDTKKTHGGSHRRLYGLTVLISIAVVIFIFLWRPILLSYFFRYTKIIISEAMSYEQRIMDNELQLARKEWRTYQIESRFGQEWCKENVQSRSDVTWLTIVVNDNFVVPALVLAHSIRTFSCHKNMIALIADTVTKEAQRALQRVGWETRVVEAMDCDWLDAKLSFERNEGLFGRPRGYRIIGTHTRFHAWKFTEFSKIIYVDADYMLMTNIDQLFDIPDDFAAVPCARPGVVDPCFNAGLLVFKPDTKYYQEIMDLWRETTERDTCPDDQVLLWHYYADAGKWRALPYAFNIRLITYRPFNSYHFAGGKGGYHPPKPWSADCRPSRKEAAEYDRPIVDITDVEIIFWKNFYQLLQRYNLEDWWKSTKLFRPRQEFGVVPYVDCKQSDL
- the LOC131774049 gene encoding glycogenin-1-like codes for the protein MDGLPETKKGACRKSYYGILISLSVIIVVGLLLAWGPIPPPYYLKIANYVLKDVMSDEERFLENELQLALKEWRMYQIESRFGQEWCKENFTSRKNNVTWLTIVVNDEFAIPALVLGLSIQTFSCQRNMVALISDTLSTETHRALQKIGWDTRIVEAMDCDWLETKYNAIDYRAFTGGAGIKGTHTRFHAWNYTEFSKIIYVDADYMLMTNIDQLFDIPGDFAAAPCSRPGVVDPCFNAGLMVFRPDVQQYQDILSLLWKMTRQGTCPNDQVLLWYYYVAEGNWKRLPYAFNIRRNIYRPLNSFHFACCSPPKPWSAKCRPSRKEAEDYDRPILVTDDMILVFWKKFYELLRRYDLENWWRSTKWFRPDQEFHAEPFAACNKVGSQGTNFTLWTELP